One stretch of Eretmochelys imbricata isolate rEreImb1 chromosome 1, rEreImb1.hap1, whole genome shotgun sequence DNA includes these proteins:
- the LOC144279676 gene encoding olfactory receptor 52R1-like, with amino-acid sequence MQETPFCLSVGNLLSYSMSDSNSTDFTNPSTFILLGIPGLEGAQVWLSIPFCAMYAIVILGNFTILFIVKREPSLHGPMHYILCMLVVADMVPSTAVVPKILSIFWFNSREINFSACFIQMFCLLSCSLVHSGILVAMAFDRYVAICDPLRYSTTLTNPVVAKIGLALVLRGVMLALPYPFLARRWPYCRTNIIPYTYCKHIAVVKLACADIRLSSYYSLAVAFLVTGVDVFCITMSYTQILRVIFSLPTKDARLKTFGTCGSHFCVILACYIAHLFSALTERFGHNMALHFHVLMNNMYLLVPPMLNPIIYGVRSQQIRDSLLQLFTQKGS; translated from the coding sequence ATGCAGGAAACACCATTCTGCCTCAGCGTTGGAAACCTTCTctcctactccatgtcagattccaactcaactgacttcaccaacccctccaccttcatcctcctgggcattcctggcctggagggagCCCAAGTCTggctctccatccccttctgtgccATGTATGCCATAGTCATCctggggaacttcaccatcctgttcatcGTGAAGAGGGAGCCAAGCCTCCATGGGCCCATGCACTATATCCTCTGCATGCTGGTCGTCGCCGACATGGTCCCATCTACGGCCGTCGTACCCAAAATCCTAAgtatcttctggttcaattccagggagatcaattTCAGCGCCTGCTTCATCCAGATGTTCTGCCTTCTCAGCTGCTCTTTGGTGCATTCTGGGATCCTTGTGGCCATGGCTTTtgatcgctacgtggccatctgtGATCCCCTGAGATATTCCACCACTCTGACAAACCCTGTGGTGGCCAAAATTGGCCTGGCCCTGGTGCTGCGTGGCGTCATGCTCGCATTGCCCTATCCCTTCCTGGCGAGgaggtggccatattgcagaaccaacatcattcCCTACACATACTGCAAGCACATAGCTGTAGTGAAGCTGGCTTGCGCCGACATCCGCCTCAGTAGTTACTACAGCCTGGCTGTGGCATTCTTGGTGACCGGCGTGGATGTGTTTTGTATCACCATGTCctatacccagatcctcaggGTCATCTTCAGCCTCCCAACAAAGGACGCCCGCCTCAAGACTTTTGGGACCTGCGGCTCCCACTTCTGTGTCATCTTAGCCTGTTACATCGCACATCTCTTCTCCGCCCTCACGGAACGGTTTGGGCACAATATGGCCCTGCATTTCCACGTTCTCATGAACAACATGTATCTCCTGGTGCCTCCCATGTtaaaccccatcatctatggGGTGAGGAGCCAACAGATTCGGGATAGTCTGCTCCAGCTCTTTACTCAGAAAGGGTCCTAA